Proteins encoded within one genomic window of Mesobacillus subterraneus:
- a CDS encoding IDEAL domain-containing protein → MKNDKNSNYYKQEANLNMYMDTIHDADNTEMILIREKTRYTDGANRIIQKVQNEFLEKRREEEIDLALKNKNKERFMELTSDNWKDAL, encoded by the coding sequence ATGAAAAACGACAAGAACTCTAATTATTATAAACAAGAAGCGAACTTGAATATGTACATGGATACCATTCATGATGCAGACAATACGGAGATGATACTGATCCGTGAAAAAACAAGGTATACGGATGGGGCAAACAGAATCATTCAAAAGGTGCAGAATGAATTTCTAGAGAAAAGAAGAGAAGAAGAAATTGACTTGGCGCTCAAAAACAAGAATAAGGAAAGATTCATGGAATTGACTTCTGATAATTGGAAGGATGCTTTGTAA
- a CDS encoding 5-bromo-4-chloroindolyl phosphate hydrolysis family protein, producing the protein MNKFLLRFMQTGAAIPFSAFIWLLAFAGFDQSFWMSSLYGFIGGGFMFLGLGYYLERRVLEKNRLTKKEYKYIQRNLKEANGKINKIQKSLFSIRHIRSLRQRMELLRLVKNIQKLSNREPRRFFQAEQFYFSHLDSIMELSERYAFLSSQPGKNRELERSLYDTQDTLKELTKIVEKDLSYMLADDIDHLNFEIDVAKHSIKKLNDIPDETRRLK; encoded by the coding sequence ATGAATAAATTCCTTTTACGATTCATGCAAACCGGAGCGGCAATTCCATTTTCCGCGTTTATCTGGCTGCTGGCCTTTGCTGGTTTTGACCAGTCGTTCTGGATGTCGTCACTTTATGGGTTTATTGGCGGTGGCTTCATGTTTCTTGGATTAGGTTATTATCTTGAACGAAGAGTTCTTGAAAAAAACAGGCTCACTAAGAAGGAATACAAATATATACAGAGAAATCTTAAAGAAGCGAATGGAAAGATCAACAAAATCCAGAAATCACTCTTTTCGATCCGCCATATCCGTTCTCTGAGGCAAAGAATGGAGCTTTTGCGTCTAGTGAAAAACATCCAGAAGCTAAGCAATCGGGAACCGAGGAGGTTTTTCCAGGCTGAACAGTTTTACTTTTCACATCTTGACTCAATTATGGAACTAAGCGAGAGGTACGCGTTCCTTTCTTCGCAGCCCGGAAAAAACCGTGAGCTGGAGCGATCTTTATATGATACACAGGATACATTAAAGGAACTTACCAAAATCGTTGAGAAAGATTTAAGTTATATGCTGGCTGATGATATTGACCATCTGAATTTTGAAATTGACGTAGCTAAGCATTCCATCAAGAAGCTAAATGATATTCCTGATGAAACCAGGAGGTTAAAATAA
- a CDS encoding C40 family peptidase: MLKRILTSMLLFTLLATVVPSIDKASASGTTYYVKINSGTLNMRNNPSTSGKVVSTLSKNEVVTVSSQLNGWAKVSAKGKAGYVSSKYLAPKTAAKAPVSKPANYKATAISAAKSNLGVKYKWGGNNPNGFDCSGLVTYSFAKAGVTLPRTAGEMYNVGTKVTSYQPGDLLFYATSGGKKVTHVAIYIGNGQMIHSATSNGVSIANLNNSYWKPRFIGAKRL, translated from the coding sequence TTGCTTAAGAGAATCTTGACTTCTATGTTGCTCTTCACTTTACTAGCTACTGTCGTTCCGTCTATCGATAAAGCCTCTGCCTCTGGAACTACCTATTATGTTAAAATTAATTCTGGAACGTTAAATATGCGCAACAATCCTTCCACTTCCGGAAAAGTTGTTAGCACTCTTTCAAAAAATGAAGTAGTAACCGTTTCTTCCCAATTAAATGGCTGGGCGAAAGTTTCAGCAAAAGGAAAAGCAGGTTATGTAAGCTCAAAATACCTTGCACCAAAAACAGCTGCCAAAGCACCAGTTTCCAAGCCAGCTAACTATAAAGCTACAGCGATCTCTGCTGCCAAAAGTAATCTGGGAGTTAAGTATAAATGGGGCGGTAATAATCCCAATGGGTTTGACTGTTCAGGATTGGTGACTTATTCATTTGCAAAAGCTGGTGTTACATTGCCCCGAACTGCTGGAGAAATGTATAACGTAGGCACCAAAGTTACTTCATACCAGCCTGGTGACCTATTATTCTATGCAACCAGCGGCGGAAAGAAAGTTACTCACGTAGCAATTTACATTGGCAATGGACAGATGATTCACTCTGCAACTTCAAACGGTGTTTCAATCGCCAATCTTAACAATTCATATTGGAAGCCAAGGTTCATTGGTGCTAAAAGACTATAA
- a CDS encoding sigma-70 family RNA polymerase sigma factor, translating into MDNFDQLAKQYEPMIHKIIRTLHIYKNQKEYFHIGLVALWEAAEAFDPVKGAFSNYAYSFIKGQILNEMNRSNKYEERSVFPKEEYWETIVDQNSGSPFEVEFLLSYCGTLTEKETKWVIYTCVDFLSIKEIAEREQVSFSAVKQWRSGAKRKLKEQLLEIVD; encoded by the coding sequence ATGGATAATTTTGACCAATTAGCTAAACAGTATGAACCAATGATTCATAAAATCATTCGTACCTTGCACATCTATAAAAACCAAAAAGAGTATTTCCATATAGGATTGGTAGCACTCTGGGAAGCAGCTGAAGCTTTTGATCCGGTTAAAGGCGCGTTCTCAAATTACGCATATAGCTTTATTAAGGGACAGATCCTTAATGAAATGAACCGGAGCAATAAATATGAAGAAAGAAGTGTCTTTCCGAAGGAAGAATATTGGGAAACAATCGTGGACCAAAACTCAGGCAGTCCGTTTGAGGTAGAATTTCTTCTTAGTTATTGCGGAACGCTGACTGAGAAGGAAACTAAATGGGTTATCTATACGTGTGTTGATTTTTTGTCTATAAAAGAAATTGCTGAAAGAGAACAAGTCTCCTTTTCAGCTGTGAAACAGTGGCGAAGTGGCGCTAAAAGAAAGTTAAAGGAGCAATTGTTAGAGATTGTTGATTAA
- a CDS encoding BglG family transcription antiterminator gives MALNNRKVKILNSLFHLSTPVNIHVLVENYNISRCTIYRDIKDISAWLAESNLQPVHHKLSEGFYLNSAEKHLIKEKIGRLALDREYHRSPQERRAWIGVLLLTREHPVFQGELMTKLNVSRSTISRDIEELKIKLARHNLDLQLDKGEGYHIAGIEQDKRRSLVHFLGRIHPDKESHWLVNETPSEFEKKSCPDQIFASPDAAIIYRIILQSEKFLNIQYPDDIIEILSIHLLFLLKRYRQGKMMKMDSMEKIILKPSDEYEAARFIGERMEDEFELVIPDDELCYLSVCLMEVKNEEYCPGSPGEAELARLKKLIEKMVNDFEDDFHLSFRDRDVLERSLYFHLKSAYYRIVYGLEVDNLLAEGIISNYPELFNETKKVIHHLENAIGKEVSQDEIALIAMHFGGWIERYIQ, from the coding sequence ATGGCGCTAAATAACCGGAAAGTGAAAATCCTCAACAGTTTATTCCATTTGTCTACCCCGGTAAATATTCATGTTTTAGTGGAGAATTACAATATCTCGAGATGTACAATTTATCGCGACATCAAGGATATCTCAGCATGGCTGGCGGAATCCAATCTGCAGCCTGTCCATCATAAGTTGAGCGAAGGTTTTTACTTGAATTCTGCCGAAAAACATCTTATCAAGGAAAAAATCGGGCGACTGGCACTGGATCGTGAATATCACCGTTCGCCACAGGAGAGAAGAGCATGGATCGGAGTACTTCTGCTGACCAGAGAGCACCCTGTTTTTCAGGGGGAGTTGATGACCAAGCTAAATGTCAGTCGAAGCACGATTTCACGTGATATTGAAGAATTAAAGATAAAGCTGGCTAGGCACAATCTGGACCTTCAGTTGGACAAGGGTGAAGGGTATCATATTGCAGGGATAGAACAGGATAAACGGCGAAGCCTTGTCCATTTTCTGGGACGTATTCATCCAGATAAAGAAAGTCACTGGCTGGTGAATGAGACCCCTAGTGAATTTGAAAAAAAGAGCTGTCCCGACCAGATCTTTGCTTCGCCTGATGCTGCAATTATTTACAGGATTATTCTGCAATCAGAAAAATTTCTTAATATCCAGTATCCGGATGACATTATTGAAATCCTCAGCATTCATCTGCTTTTCTTATTAAAGCGCTACCGTCAGGGAAAGATGATGAAAATGGATTCTATGGAAAAAATCATCCTTAAGCCTTCTGACGAGTACGAGGCTGCCCGTTTTATCGGTGAAAGAATGGAAGACGAATTCGAGCTGGTTATCCCGGATGATGAACTTTGCTATCTTTCGGTTTGCTTGATGGAGGTGAAAAATGAGGAATATTGCCCAGGCAGCCCTGGTGAGGCGGAGCTTGCGAGATTAAAAAAGCTAATTGAAAAGATGGTCAATGACTTTGAAGATGATTTCCATCTCTCCTTCAGGGATCGTGATGTGCTCGAACGCAGTTTGTATTTTCATTTGAAATCTGCCTATTACCGCATTGTTTACGGACTTGAGGTTGATAACCTCCTAGCTGAAGGCATCATCAGCAACTATCCAGAGTTGTTCAATGAAACTAAAAAGGTGATACATCACCTGGAAAATGCAATCGGCAAAGAGGTTTCCCAGGATGAAATCGCACTGATTGCCATGCATTTTGGCGGGTGGATTGAACGGTATATTCAATAA
- the galE gene encoding UDP-glucose 4-epimerase GalE: MAVLVTGGAGYIGSHTVLELIKLGEKVVVIDNLQNGHKEALFNEAKFFEGDLRDSVFLDRVFAEKIDTVVHFAADSLVGESMEDPLKYFDNNVGGAISLLKAMSKHKVKKMVFSSTAAVYGEPDLMPIPETLQTNPTNPYGETKLVIEKMLQWSEWAYGIKHVVLRYFNVAGADLDGKLGEDHVPETHLIPIVLQVALGKREKIMIFGDDYDTADGSCIRDYIHVTDLADAHILAIKRLREGGTSSVYNLGNGNGFSVKEVIEISREITGKKIPAEVAPRREGDPASLVASSGKAADELGWKPKYTALNTMINSAWNWFQKHPGGYAGK; encoded by the coding sequence ATGGCAGTTTTAGTTACTGGTGGTGCTGGTTATATTGGGAGTCACACTGTATTGGAGCTAATAAAACTCGGGGAGAAAGTAGTGGTCATAGATAATCTCCAAAATGGGCATAAGGAGGCTTTATTTAATGAAGCGAAGTTTTTCGAAGGGGATTTAAGGGATTCTGTATTCCTTGATCGAGTTTTCGCCGAAAAGATTGATACAGTAGTACATTTTGCGGCTGATTCTCTTGTTGGCGAAAGTATGGAAGATCCGCTTAAGTATTTTGACAATAATGTCGGCGGCGCAATTTCACTTTTAAAAGCGATGTCAAAACACAAAGTAAAGAAGATGGTTTTCTCTTCGACTGCAGCGGTTTATGGGGAACCAGACCTAATGCCAATACCTGAAACATTGCAGACCAACCCTACCAATCCTTATGGGGAAACGAAGCTGGTAATCGAAAAAATGCTCCAATGGTCTGAATGGGCTTATGGTATTAAGCATGTTGTCCTCAGGTATTTTAATGTTGCCGGTGCCGATCTAGATGGCAAGCTTGGCGAAGACCACGTGCCTGAGACACACCTGATTCCAATCGTATTGCAGGTCGCGCTTGGCAAACGTGAAAAAATCATGATTTTCGGGGATGACTATGATACAGCGGATGGCTCCTGCATTCGTGATTATATTCATGTGACGGACCTTGCTGATGCTCATATTCTCGCCATTAAAAGACTGCGCGAGGGCGGAACAAGTTCTGTTTATAATCTCGGGAATGGCAACGGCTTCTCTGTAAAAGAAGTGATAGAGATTTCACGTGAAATTACAGGCAAGAAGATTCCTGCTGAAGTTGCCCCAAGACGTGAGGGAGACCCGGCAAGCCTTGTTGCTTCTTCGGGAAAAGCGGCAGACGAACTCGGCTGGAAACCCAAATACACAGCACTTAATACAATGATTAACAGCGCTTGGAATTGGTTTCAAAAGCATCCAGGGGGCTACGCTGGTAAATAG
- a CDS encoding competence protein ComK has protein sequence MDVLSEYILNEESVLLTGEYHVNGKLYARVIHGEETFLVDMRPLKIIDETMIGVGSNFKTGRKSARRLLGDVSMCPIKVNCNLGIWLFPTKSYNDDFCIWFSLMHVKGTKALGIRRTEVELSYGHKVIIQMKESAFNQRRKKAEELREKMTKNSKGSLTFFVESKKGIEMIEGEGVKRYTLN, from the coding sequence ATGGACGTGTTATCGGAATACATACTCAATGAAGAATCAGTGCTATTGACTGGAGAATATCATGTGAATGGAAAGCTATATGCTAGGGTGATCCATGGGGAAGAAACATTCCTGGTTGATATGAGACCATTAAAAATTATCGATGAAACGATGATAGGTGTTGGTTCTAATTTTAAAACAGGCCGCAAAAGTGCGAGAAGACTGCTGGGCGATGTCAGTATGTGCCCAATTAAGGTTAACTGCAATCTGGGAATCTGGTTATTCCCGACCAAGTCATACAATGATGATTTTTGCATATGGTTCTCTTTGATGCATGTAAAAGGGACAAAAGCTCTGGGAATACGCAGAACAGAAGTTGAATTGAGCTATGGTCATAAGGTCATCATACAAATGAAAGAATCCGCCTTTAACCAAAGAAGGAAAAAGGCTGAAGAACTAAGAGAAAAGATGACAAAGAACTCAAAAGGTTCTCTAACGTTTTTTGTAGAATCAAAGAAAGGGATTGAGATGATAGAGGGAGAGGGGGTTAAGCGGTATACACTTAATTAG
- the glpK gene encoding glycerol kinase GlpK, producing MEKYILSLDQGTTSSRAILFNKKGKIVHVAQKEFTQLFPKPGWVEHNANEIWGSILAVIASVLTESNIKPEEIAGIGITNQRETTVVWDKETGVPVYNAIVWQSRQTSQICDELKAAGHNDLFRKKTGLLIDAYFSGTKVKWILDHVDGAREKAEAGKLMFGTIDTWLIWKLSGGQAHVTDYSNASRTLMFNIHDLKWDEELLQILGVPASMLPEVRQSSEVYAKTAPHHFFGQEIPIAGAAGDQQAALFGQACFEEGMGKNTYGTGCFMLMNTGEKAVQSEHGLLTTISWGLNGKVEYALEGSIFVAGSALQWLRDGLRMLKHASDSETYAEKVESTDGVYVVPAFVGLGTPYWDSDVRGAVFGLTRGTSKEHFVRATLESLAYQTRDVLTAMEADSGIELKTLRVDGGAVKNNFLMNFQSDILNVPVERPVVNETTALGAAYLAGLAVGYWADQKEIASQWAIDRAFEPKMSEDSREQLYRGWKKAVNATMAFK from the coding sequence ATGGAGAAATACATTTTATCACTGGATCAGGGCACGACAAGCTCACGGGCGATTCTTTTCAATAAAAAGGGTAAGATTGTCCATGTGGCACAAAAAGAATTTACTCAATTGTTCCCTAAGCCAGGCTGGGTGGAACATAATGCGAATGAAATCTGGGGTTCGATTTTGGCGGTGATTGCTAGTGTTCTTACGGAATCAAATATTAAGCCTGAGGAGATAGCCGGAATAGGGATCACGAATCAGCGGGAAACGACGGTCGTCTGGGATAAGGAAACAGGAGTGCCTGTCTACAATGCGATTGTCTGGCAATCGAGACAGACGAGCCAGATTTGTGATGAGTTAAAAGCGGCAGGACACAATGACCTTTTCAGGAAAAAAACAGGTCTGTTGATCGATGCTTATTTTTCAGGAACGAAAGTGAAATGGATCCTGGATCATGTCGACGGAGCAAGGGAGAAAGCGGAAGCAGGAAAGCTGATGTTCGGAACGATCGATACATGGCTGATCTGGAAGTTATCTGGTGGGCAGGCTCACGTAACGGATTACAGCAATGCCTCGCGTACGCTGATGTTTAATATCCATGACCTCAAATGGGACGAAGAGCTCCTACAAATCCTCGGTGTTCCAGCATCTATGCTGCCGGAGGTTCGCCAATCGTCTGAAGTCTATGCCAAAACGGCACCGCATCACTTCTTTGGGCAGGAAATCCCAATCGCCGGGGCTGCAGGTGACCAGCAGGCTGCACTGTTCGGGCAGGCGTGCTTCGAGGAAGGTATGGGAAAAAATACGTATGGCACTGGCTGCTTCATGCTGATGAATACAGGTGAAAAAGCGGTACAGTCTGAACACGGTTTATTGACAACAATTTCCTGGGGCCTGAACGGAAAGGTAGAATACGCGCTCGAAGGCAGTATTTTCGTGGCCGGATCAGCGCTACAGTGGCTCCGGGATGGATTGAGGATGCTAAAGCATGCGAGCGATAGTGAGACGTATGCTGAAAAGGTGGAGTCCACTGACGGAGTTTATGTGGTTCCAGCCTTCGTTGGACTGGGAACTCCTTATTGGGACAGTGACGTCAGAGGGGCAGTATTTGGCCTGACCCGCGGAACTAGCAAGGAACACTTCGTTCGCGCGACCCTGGAGTCCCTTGCCTATCAGACAAGGGATGTGCTGACCGCGATGGAGGCAGACTCAGGTATTGAGCTAAAAACACTGCGTGTCGATGGCGGTGCCGTGAAAAACAACTTCCTGATGAACTTCCAAAGCGATATCCTCAACGTTCCTGTCGAAAGACCTGTAGTCAACGAGACAACCGCACTTGGTGCAGCATATTTGGCAGGACTCGCGGTTGGCTATTGGGCTGATCAGAAGGAAATTGCTTCCCAGTGGGCGATTGACCGTGCATTTGAACCGAAGATGTCTGAGGATAGCCGCGAGCAGTTATACAGAGGCTGGAAAAAAGCCGTCAACGCTACGATGGCGTTTAAATAA